Part of the Harpia harpyja isolate bHarHar1 chromosome 16, bHarHar1 primary haplotype, whole genome shotgun sequence genome, TGTCACCTTGGGCTGGTGGCCAGCTGGACACACAGCAAGCAGAGGGGTGAAGGCCACTCTGCTTTCCTGCCCGCGTCTGTTTTTCTATGTAGCTCCTGACATTTCATCTGcatctttcccctttttccaatTAAAACCCCCTAATTGCAGTCCTGGGCTTGCCCTGATGGTGTATCCGGAAGGATGCAGGGATGCAAACGGCCCCCATCTCCCCAGGACTGCCCAGTGCTGCCTTTGGTGGGGACACCTTGGCTCCTGTCCCAGGAGGGCAGGGAGCACCCAGAGGGGCTCTGGGGTGCCTGGCAGGGTCTCACCGCACCTCATTGCCCCCGCTCGCAGCACATGCTCCCCCTGCTCGCAGCACACCGCATGCAGCAAAGCCTGGCTGCAAACTGCCACGCAGGGTGGGTGGGAGTGCAGGgacacccccagcacccaccaccaaGCCCCCGATCCATGGGGCACCCACCCTTGCCCGGGGGGATGACCCTGCCATGGGGTCCCACAGGGGTCTGGgtcccaccctgctccccccaccccgagccccGCAAGCACACGGCATCGGCACCCACCCTGCTGTGGGTGGGaaaggcacccatgggtgcccatGGGGGGGGCAACATAAAACCACGCCTCCCCCTTGGTCTAGCCCCAGCCAAGGGAAGGACGGGGCTTTGCCCGttggctgcctgcagctccctgcccgcCCACCAGTGGTATTTAAGCCACCCGTGGGTGCAGGGCAGCAGTATGGGCTGGGGTGCACATGATGGAGGAGCTGGggtggctgctggtgctgggggctgctgtgCTACTGGGTGGGCACCTGCCCTGGCCgagctcggggagggggggggacggaTGCTGTGCCCCCATCGTGGGGTGATGCCATGGTACCCCTTAGCCTGGGCACTGCGGTGGTCCTGGGCTGCTGTGGGGGTCCTCGCCCTGCGAGGGGGCTGCATGCCCAGCGCAGTGCAGGGGCAGTGGGTACGCTCTGCATGTGGCATAGGCGGGGTGCATAGGGTTGCCCCTCACAccctggggggtgtgggggggcttTGGGGTGCCCCTGAGCTGGTTGCACCCCAGGGAGAGCAGGGATGTGTGTGAGGGCTCTGGGTCAGCCAGAGGGCTGGCGGAGGAGCGGGGACCCCCGGCTTGGGGACCCCCGGTCTCTGCCCTGCCTGGGCAGGTGGgagccctcccagccctgccaccagcacaGGCTCCCCTGGGTCTGTCCCCCTCTCCTGGGGGACAGTGAGCCAGGGACCAGCACCGCTGCCAGCCCCTGCCGTGGAGAGTTGGGTAATCAGCAGCTTAAAGGGGtttgagttttggttttgtttttcttctaggaGCAGAGCGCAAGGCTTCTCTGGAGACACCCACATTTGGGGACGTCTACCATGTCACAGGTACTGCTCGGGGATGGGGCACCCCGCCGGGACGGTGTCACCGCCGTGCTGCCCAAGGGGGTCCCGCACCTCCAGCCACCAGCTCCCACCTGACGTGCCGGAGCCGAGGAGGCTCCAATTCCCCCGTGCaacctgggtgctggggtgcatcGCTGCCGTGGGGTGCTGCCGGTGGTGGCCATGGGTGGGAGAAGGGGGGTGATGCTGTGGGGCCCCGGGGTGCTCCCTGCCTAACCCGTGCTCCCCTCCCGGCTGCaggcttggggcaggggggtagggggtgtccctggggctcgTCCCACTGCGGCCCCCCGAGCCCAGCCCCTCTGTGCCCCCAGGAGTCATCAGCCTGCCCTACGCGGAGATCAGGGAGCCCTTTGAAGCCTGGTACAACCTCACCGGGGGGAAGAGCCGCATCGAATACTACGGCGGTGGGTGCAGAAAGGGGTCCATCGCCTCGACCCTTCACTATCCCCCACCTTCTGCCCCAGGACCTTTGGTTGCCCCAGGAAAGCCCTGGAAGCCATCACCATGCCAGGACCTGAGGGCTTGGCTTGACCTTAgtgctgtccctgtccccaggccaAGTGGTCACCTACCAGTTCGGGTCCATTGAGCCCTTCGGCGCCAGCTTCAAGGTGACACCCGAGACCACAGAGACAGAGGTCAACGTCCGCAAGTGCTTCCGCATCAACGGCACTGACGGGGACCTCATCGCCCCGCAGAGCGTCTTCCCCAGCCTGGAAAACTTCAAGGTGAGCCCCGGGCATGGTCCTCCAGGATGAaggatggggcaggggaggggacaAGGGACCCCCATGGGTAGAGGGTGTCTGATGGCTACCTCCCTACAAGGGCAGAGCAGCCTTCCCTGCCCGGGAATGGGTAAATACAAGGCAGTTTGCGGCCATGGGCGATGGAGGGGTTGCATCCAGCGTGGCATGATGCAGGATGAGGTGCCATCACTGTGGGGTGCCCACCACCACAGTGGCGGTGCCGGCGTGGCACCCCGGTCCCCAACACGTGCGCTGTGCCCAGCGGGTGCGGGAGGAACGCTTCCGCGGGCAGCGCTGCGCCGTCTGGCAGAACGTCTCCTACTGGGGTCACAAGAAGAACGTCTACACGCTGCGGGTGGGCAGCTCTGCCCGCGGCCCCGTGCCCCTGCACTACGAGGTGCACGGCttcaacagcctcctgggctccCACTACGACAAGTACGAGATCGCCTACTCCTCCTTCAGCCACCGCTTCCCCCCCAGCGTCTTCCACCTCCCCGAGGGTGAGTGTCCCCggccaccccacagcccagcctgaGGCCGGTGCTGCCACCGAAATGCAGCAcctttttaatttggttttggggttattttttgcaAGAGCCTGATAATTTGGGTGAATCGGTTTGGCTGggaaaaaagcaggggagaaaTCGAATTAATGTTGATAGCTGGGGTGATGCGGGTGCTTTCCCAGTGCTGGCTCCTCcgtgcagggtgctgggtgggaTAGTGGGTGCTCGGGAGCCAGCTCTGGTGTGGGTGCAGATCCCCCCTGCATGAATGTGTCTATACGGGATGGACAGCCCCAATGGTTTTGGGGGTGATCATGCCGTGCATCCCAGCTGGGGGGCCAGGAGAGCCCGTCCCCACTCGGGAGGCATCAGCTGCTGTCCGTTCCTCGTGGCAGGGGTGCAGTGTGAGCAGTGGCCCGTGGCCGGCCCCGAGCACCGCATGGTGGCCAACCCCATGCAGGAGTTCGTGGGGAGAGTGCCGGAGATGGACCACGTCCACCACCGCCTCTTCCACCACTACAAGGAGCGGTTTGGGAAGAGCTATAGCAACGAGGAGGAGCACGAACATCGCAAGCACACCTTCATCCATAACATGCGGTACGCGATGCCAGGGGGACggatgggctgggggggctcagggATGGAGTAGCCAGCGCGGTCTCCTCGCTCCCCTCTCGCAGCATCGCTGCTCTGCCGCAGGTTCGTGCACTCGAGGAACCGCGCCGCGCTCTCCTACACGCTGGCGCTGAACCACCTGGCCGACCGCACGCCCCAGGAGCTGGCCGCCCTGCGGGGCCGTCGTCGGAGCGGGGCTCCCAACAACGGGCAGCCCTTCTCCACCGAGCTCTACGCCGGCCTCATCCTGCCCGAGAGCCTCGACTGGCGGCTGTATGGTGAGGAGGGAGCCGGTGCCGCTGGCATGCGAGGCCAGAGTGTGCATGAGGCTGGGGGTCAGCTGAGCATGCCAGGGTTTGCATGGGGACAGCCAGCATCCTGCACTGCTCCGTTAAACGTGTCCCCATCCCGCTGTCCCCAGGCGCCGTGACCCCCGTGAAGGACCAGGCCGTCTGCGGGTCCTGCTGGAGCTTTGCTACGACGGGCGCGATGGAGGGTGCCCTCTTCCTCAAGGTGAGAGCGGGGCCATGCCCCACGGGGACAGCTGGGGTGCCCCGAGAGTGCCTGGCCCCGTCCCTGCCGCATGTCATCCCCCCCCAGACTGGCGTGCTGACCCCCCTGTCCCAACAAGTCCTCATCGACTGCTCCTGGGGCTTCGGGAACTACGCCTGCGATGGGGGCGAGGAGTGGCGAGCCTACGAGTGGATCAAGAAACACGGCGGCATCGCCAGCACCGAGTCCTACGGGCCCTACCTGGGGCAGGTGAGGGTGGCAGCGCCGCTTGGGGTGGGGGCAGTGCCACCCCCTCCCCAATCCTTCCCCCCCAGGCTCTCCCAAAACAGCCATCAGCCCTTTGGCAGCAAATGGAGGCTTTACTTCGGTTTATGGATGCTCCATCtgagctgcccccctccctcctttcccctcgcTGGGGTGGGTCAGACCCCCCCCTCACGTGCCCTGGGACCCTGGTGCCACCTCAGCTTCCCCCCCCAGAATGGCTACTGCCACTGCAACCAGTCGGAGCTGGTGGGCCAACTCGCTGGCTATGCCAGCGTGGAGCCGGGCAGCGCTGCGGCACTGAAGGCGGCGCTGGTCAAGCATGGCCCCGTGGCTGTCAACATCGACGCCTCGCACAAGTCCTTCGCCTTCTACGCCAACGGTGTCTACGAGGAGCCTCACTGTGGTGAGTCCAGtcgacccaggaggctccatgtCCTGCTCTTTGGGGCTGGGAtaggcaaaaatatttgcagcGTGGGATTTACCTCCCCGCTAAGCTCCCAGCCAGGGGATACGGGGCCACTCGCTGCATCACGAACCACCTCCAGCTCCGAGGGATGGGGACTGAGATGGCTCcgttttcttctctccttctggCCAGGAAATGAGACATCGGCGCTGGACCATGCAGTGCTGGCTGTGGGCTACGGGGTCCTGCACGGTAAGAGCTATTGGCTCATCAAGAACTCCTGGTCCACGTACTGGGGCAACGACGGCTACATCCTCATGGCCATGAAGGACAACAACTGCGGTGTGGCCACCGCCGCCTCCTTCCCCATTCTTGCCTGATGGTACATGCTCCCACATGTGCCCGGTCCCCTCCATGTCCCCCTGGGCAGCTCCAGATGGATGCGGGACTGGCAGAGGGATGCAGGCCCTGGGAAGTGGTTGTGGGGCAGAGGGGGGCAGCTCAGCTGGGAGGTCGGAGGATGCTCCCAGCCCTCTGGAGAGGTATTTTATCATTTTGGCAATAAAAGCCTGTAGAAGTGATCCTGTCTGTCATGCTGGGGTGTCTTCTGCCAGCCTCAGCCCATCCCCTGCCAACCACAGCCCTTGCCGTGACTGCCTTCTGCAGCCCTCTGTGGGATGAGTTTCACCCAATGCTCAGCCCAGGCTCACCCCTGTTTGGGTTACGTGTACC contains:
- the LOC128152817 gene encoding digestive cysteine proteinase 1-like; the encoded protein is MEELGWLLVLGAAVLLGAERKASLETPTFGDVYHVTGVISLPYAEIREPFEAWYNLTGGKSRIEYYGGQVVTYQFGSIEPFGASFKVTPETTETEVNVRKCFRINGTDGDLIAPQSVFPSLENFKRVREERFRGQRCAVWQNVSYWGHKKNVYTLRVGSSARGPVPLHYEVHGFNSLLGSHYDKYEIAYSSFSHRFPPSVFHLPEGVQCEQWPVAGPEHRMVANPMQEFVGRVPEMDHVHHRLFHHYKERFGKSYSNEEEHEHRKHTFIHNMRFVHSRNRAALSYTLALNHLADRTPQELAALRGRRRSGAPNNGQPFSTELYAGLILPESLDWRLYGAVTPVKDQAVCGSCWSFATTGAMEGALFLKTGVLTPLSQQVLIDCSWGFGNYACDGGEEWRAYEWIKKHGGIASTESYGPYLGQNGYCHCNQSELVGQLAGYASVEPGSAAALKAALVKHGPVAVNIDASHKSFAFYANGVYEEPHCGNETSALDHAVLAVGYGVLHGKSYWLIKNSWSTYWGNDGYILMAMKDNNCGVATAASFPILA